CATCAAGCAGGTGCTGCCGGGTTGGGATCCGTCCGGCAAGGGCGCCGCCCATCACGACGTCACCCTAGGCGACATGCGCGTGCGCAATGTCCCGACCAATATCCGCACCTATGGCGGCGACACCGACTATGACGGCAACTCGATGTTCGTCTTCGAGATCGGCGAGCTCTGCATCGCCCATCTCGGCCATCTCCATCACCCGCTCGAGCCCGGGCACTTGCGCGCGCTCGGCCGGGTCGACATCGTGCTCTTCCCGGTCGACGGCAGTTATACGCTCGACCAGGAAGGCATGCTGGAGGTGCTGAAAGCCGTGCAGGCCAGGGTGATGATCCCCATGCACTTCTTTGGTGGCGGCACCCTCAACCGCTTCCTCGCCCGATCGCAGGACCTCTGGCCAGTCGAGCGGCGCGAGCGGCCAGAGATCGTGCTGTCGAAGGCGAGCTTGCCGGCCAAGCCGACGATCATCGTGCTGCCTGGGCACTGAGAGCGATGGCGCTCAGGTATTCACCCCGCCATCGATGGCGATGCCGGTGCCGGTGATGAACCGCCCCTCCTCGCTCGCGAGATAGGCGATCAGGCCGGCGATATCCTCGGCCTTGCCATAGCGCGGGATCGCCATCTTGGCGCGCTGGTCTTCCGCATGCTCGCCATCGGCCGGGTTCATGTCGGTATCGGTCGAGCCGGGATGGACGACGTTGACGGTGATGCCGCGCGCGCCGAGATCGCGGGCAAGCCCCTTGGTGAAACCGATCAGCGCGGCCTTGCTCATCGCATAGAGCGCGATCCCCGGATCCGTCACGCGTTCGGCGAGGCAGGAGCCGGTGGTGATGATCCGCCCGCCATCTGGCAAATGCTTGGCAGCCGCCTGCGAGGCGACGATCACGGCGCGGACATTGACCGCGATGACCTTGTCGATCTCGTCGAGAGCCCAGCTTCCGACCTCGCCATAATGCCAGATGCCGGCATTGTTCACGAGGATGTCGAGCCCGCCGAGCTCAGCCACCGCCTTGTCGACTGCCGCGGTCAGCGCCGCCGGGTCGGCACTATCGGCCTGCAGTACGACGGCCTTGCGGCCGAGCGCCCGGATCTGGTCCGCCACAGCCTCGGCCTTGTCGCGGGCGCGCTCGTAGGTCAGTGCCACATCCGCCCCGTCCTGCGCCAGCCGGAATGCCGTCGCCGCGCCGATGCCGCGGCTGCCTCCGGTCACGAGGGCCGTCTTGCCTGCCAGTTTCGTCATGGATCACCATATCTGTAATAATTGATACAAATATCGATGCCTCGCTTGC
This genomic interval from Bosea sp. 29B contains the following:
- a CDS encoding 3-oxoacyl-ACP reductase family protein, whose translation is MTKLAGKTALVTGGSRGIGAATAFRLAQDGADVALTYERARDKAEAVADQIRALGRKAVVLQADSADPAALTAAVDKAVAELGGLDILVNNAGIWHYGEVGSWALDEIDKVIAVNVRAVIVASQAAAKHLPDGGRIITTGSCLAERVTDPGIALYAMSKAALIGFTKGLARDLGARGITVNVVHPGSTDTDMNPADGEHAEDQRAKMAIPRYGKAEDIAGLIAYLASEEGRFITGTGIAIDGGVNT
- a CDS encoding MBL fold metallo-hydrolase; the protein is MTVATMLWRLGIAAILAAGLAAPALAQANEPGCRPEMASYRLPIQRVNLAKDEVKLTFIGHATFLIETPGGVKAATDYNDYVRPPVTPDIATMNKAHSTHYSRAPDPAIKQVLPGWDPSGKGAAHHDVTLGDMRVRNVPTNIRTYGGDTDYDGNSMFVFEIGELCIAHLGHLHHPLEPGHLRALGRVDIVLFPVDGSYTLDQEGMLEVLKAVQARVMIPMHFFGGGTLNRFLARSQDLWPVERRERPEIVLSKASLPAKPTIIVLPGH